One Hydrogenispora ethanolica DNA window includes the following coding sequences:
- a CDS encoding HepT-like ribonuclease domain-containing protein gives MMLIAVGESLKYLDKMTQGKLLAAYPDVDWKGAKGIRDIMSHHYFDIDAEIVFWVCQDKVPLLVRTVFRMQADLG, from the coding sequence ATGATGCTGATTGCGGTGGGGGAAAGTTTAAAATATCTTGATAAAATGACTCAGGGTAAGTTGCTTGCGGCCTATCCCGATGTTGACTGGAAGGGTGCCAAAGGGATTCGGGATATCATGAGTCATCATTATTTTGATATCGACGCTGAAATTGTATTTTGGGTATGCCAAGATAAGGTGCCGTTGCTGGTCAGGACGGTTTTCCGGATGCAAGCGGACCTTGGATAA
- a CDS encoding multidrug effflux MFS transporter, translated as MNRLNPEAAIRSGPAPRPSVLWMALILGALSAFGPLSIDMYLPALPKLAGALKASASQAQLSLTACLLGIALGQIFVGPVSDVRGRRGPLLIGLATYAATALACVFAPNIEIFLPLRFIQGLAGAAGIVIARAAVRDLYDGPELTRFYSLLMLVNGVAPILAPVLGGLILQVSSWRGVFAVLTAVGAAMLLAVLFGLAETLPRARRSSGGVKNTLLTFGRLVRNRSFMGYALSQGFVSAAMFAYIAGSPFVVQEIFGLSPQLFSLIFAINGLGIIVAGQITGRLAGRVTERKLLVAGLTMALAGGLCLLAMIISGGGLLSILVPLFFVVSSVGIVGTSSFSLAMQEQAHAAGSAAALLGLLSFVLGGFMAPLVGIAGSRNALPMGITIAAAEGAAVLSYLCLARETSATGAKLRLKLKRDSRG; from the coding sequence ATGAACCGACTCAATCCTGAGGCCGCGATTCGCTCCGGGCCAGCGCCGCGGCCGTCCGTCCTGTGGATGGCCCTGATCCTGGGAGCGCTCTCGGCCTTCGGGCCGTTGTCCATCGACATGTACCTGCCGGCCCTGCCCAAGCTGGCCGGGGCGCTGAAGGCCAGCGCCTCCCAGGCGCAGCTCAGCCTGACCGCCTGCCTGCTGGGGATCGCCCTCGGCCAGATCTTCGTGGGCCCCGTCAGTGATGTGCGGGGCCGCCGCGGACCGCTGCTGATCGGCTTGGCGACCTATGCCGCCACCGCGCTGGCGTGCGTCTTCGCTCCGAACATCGAAATCTTCCTGCCGCTCCGTTTCATTCAGGGCCTGGCGGGCGCGGCGGGGATCGTGATCGCCCGGGCGGCGGTCCGCGACCTCTATGACGGCCCGGAATTGACCCGCTTTTATTCCCTGCTGATGCTGGTGAACGGGGTGGCGCCGATTCTGGCGCCGGTCCTGGGCGGACTGATTTTGCAGGTCTCCTCCTGGCGCGGCGTTTTCGCGGTCTTGACCGCGGTGGGCGCCGCCATGCTGCTGGCGGTGCTGTTCGGCCTGGCGGAAACTTTGCCGCGGGCGCGCCGCTCAAGCGGCGGGGTCAAAAATACCTTGCTCACCTTCGGCCGCCTGGTTAGGAACCGCAGTTTCATGGGCTACGCACTGAGCCAGGGCTTCGTTTCGGCGGCGATGTTCGCCTATATCGCGGGGTCGCCCTTTGTGGTCCAGGAGATCTTTGGCCTCTCGCCGCAGCTTTTCAGTTTGATCTTCGCCATCAACGGCCTGGGAATCATCGTGGCCGGCCAGATCACCGGCAGGCTGGCGGGCCGGGTCACCGAGCGCAAACTGTTGGTCGCCGGGCTGACCATGGCCCTGGCGGGCGGACTGTGCCTGCTGGCGATGATCATCAGCGGCGGCGGACTGCTCAGTATCCTGGTGCCTTTATTCTTCGTGGTTTCCAGCGTCGGAATCGTCGGCACCAGCAGCTTCTCCCTGGCCATGCAGGAACAGGCCCACGCCGCGGGCAGCGCGGCGGCCTTGTTGGGATTGTTGTCTTTCGTATTGGGAGGGTTCATGGCGCCGCTGGTCGGGATCGCCGGCAGCCGGAACGCCCTTCCCATGGGCATCACCATCGCGGCGGCGGAAGGCGCGGCGGTCCTGTCCTATCTCTGCCTGGCCAGGGAAACGTCGGCGACTGGAGCGAAACTGCGGCTGAAGTTGAAACGGGATTCCCGGGGTTGA
- a CDS encoding HD-GYP domain-containing protein, translated as MKKICFDLDIQDIKPGMIVGKNLFCDGSLLLSKGMMIKPSYVEHMKDRGVSRVTVFADKAYYEEILTNPVERFYTESYEAVSEIIDGFKKNTPPPLEAIFPVAERILEAVRSHPHSMLLLTGFRGICDYYYAHSLDVCIYSLIAAKALNWPAEVMVTLALGALLHDVGKTRIPDKILLKQGPLTVAEFAEAQKHARYGYEMVQNIAGIRPEVAKIVLQHHERCDGSGYPGGLSGAAISPLAKVVAVADIYDALTSDRAHSKRILPHEAAEYLLCISNSQIDSEIAKVFLKNIAIYPKGCQVLLNSNEVAVVLDPNEAMPLRPLLKILTDTEGTPLLLPFEFDLQKHSHTFITGICK; from the coding sequence ATGAAAAAGATCTGCTTTGACCTGGATATCCAGGATATTAAACCCGGCATGATCGTCGGCAAAAACCTCTTTTGCGACGGCAGTCTTCTGTTGTCCAAAGGGATGATGATCAAGCCGAGCTATGTGGAGCATATGAAGGACCGGGGCGTCTCGCGGGTGACAGTCTTCGCCGATAAAGCCTATTACGAAGAGATCCTCACCAATCCGGTGGAACGATTTTATACCGAGTCCTACGAGGCGGTCAGCGAGATCATCGATGGCTTCAAGAAAAACACGCCGCCGCCCCTGGAAGCGATCTTCCCCGTCGCCGAACGGATCCTCGAGGCGGTCCGCAGTCATCCCCATTCCATGCTGCTGTTGACCGGATTCCGCGGCATCTGCGACTATTACTACGCCCACTCACTGGATGTCTGCATCTACAGCCTGATCGCGGCCAAGGCGCTGAATTGGCCGGCCGAGGTCATGGTCACCCTGGCGCTCGGCGCGCTGCTGCACGATGTCGGAAAGACCCGGATACCGGATAAGATCTTATTGAAGCAAGGTCCTCTGACCGTGGCGGAATTCGCGGAAGCCCAAAAACACGCCCGCTACGGTTATGAGATGGTTCAAAATATCGCCGGGATCCGGCCGGAAGTGGCCAAGATCGTGCTGCAACACCACGAACGCTGCGACGGCAGCGGCTACCCCGGCGGGCTGAGCGGCGCGGCCATCTCCCCGCTGGCCAAGGTGGTCGCGGTGGCCGACATCTATGACGCCTTGACCTCCGACCGGGCCCACTCCAAACGGATCCTGCCGCACGAGGCCGCCGAATATCTGCTCTGCATCTCCAATTCCCAGATCGATTCGGAGATCGCCAAGGTCTTCCTGAAGAATATCGCGATCTACCCCAAAGGATGCCAGGTGCTGCTCAACTCCAACGAAGTGGCGGTGGTGCTCGATCCCAACGAGGCCATGCCCTTGCGTCCGCTGCTGAAGATCCTGACCGATACCGAGGGAACGCCGCTGCTGCTGCCGTTCGAATTCGACCTGCAAAAACATTCCCATACCTTCATCACCGGAATCTGCAAATAA
- a CDS encoding GNAT family N-acetyltransferase: MQTFGGAGSPGRPLVIVAADPASPEALQLMAELSAILEAITGDGGRNSFKPEDVAGPRGRFVIARAPEGAPLGCGAIRPLDEAAGIAEVKRMYARPGTKGVGSAILAHLEEQARGLGYAALWLETGLVNQRAVAFYERRGYRRIPNYGGYVGRPQSVCFEKRLRED; the protein is encoded by the coding sequence ATGCAAACTTTCGGAGGGGCGGGCTCTCCGGGTCGGCCGCTGGTCATCGTCGCGGCCGACCCGGCCTCGCCTGAAGCCCTGCAATTGATGGCGGAATTGTCGGCGATCCTGGAGGCCATCACCGGCGACGGTGGCCGGAATTCCTTCAAGCCGGAGGACGTAGCCGGGCCGCGCGGCCGCTTTGTGATCGCCCGTGCTCCCGAGGGCGCGCCGCTCGGTTGCGGGGCCATCCGCCCGCTGGATGAAGCCGCCGGAATTGCCGAGGTCAAGCGGATGTACGCCCGGCCCGGCACCAAGGGCGTGGGCAGCGCCATCCTGGCCCATCTGGAGGAGCAGGCCCGCGGCCTGGGCTATGCCGCCCTGTGGCTGGAGACCGGCCTGGTCAACCAACGCGCGGTGGCTTTTTATGAACGCCGGGGCTACCGCCGGATCCCCAATTACGGCGGGTACGTCGGCCGTCCCCAATCGGTCTGCTTTGAAAAACGGCTGCGGGAGGATTGA
- a CDS encoding dipeptide epimerase, with protein MKIVAIETGRLAAPLKRPFKTALRTVNAIDDVIVRIVTDTGQVGLGEAAPTAVITGDTIGSIVWAIEEVIAPQLKGMAIENIEAIFEKLDHCLVKNSSAKAAVDIALYDLYGQLYRAPLYQLLGGYRRQLSTDITISVNDPEQMARDSVAAVQLGYDTLKIKVGKDPALDIERMSLIRQAVGNDIKLRLDANQGWQPKEAVRILQRLEDRGLEIELVEQPVPAHDLEGLKFVTDHVTIPVLADESAYSPLDAVKIMQLRAADLINIKLMKTGGIRHALQICAMAEVYGVECMMGCMLEAKISVTAAAHLAAAKPVITRLDLDGPSLCATDPLPGGARFDEHRITLTDEPGLGFDAALCPGFTERPAPGKM; from the coding sequence TTGAAAATTGTAGCGATTGAGACGGGCCGTCTGGCGGCACCGTTGAAAAGGCCGTTCAAAACCGCGTTGCGCACCGTGAACGCCATCGACGACGTCATTGTGCGCATCGTCACCGACACCGGCCAGGTGGGACTGGGCGAGGCCGCGCCGACCGCGGTCATCACCGGCGACACCATCGGCTCCATAGTCTGGGCGATCGAGGAAGTGATCGCCCCCCAACTGAAGGGCATGGCGATCGAAAACATCGAGGCGATCTTCGAAAAGCTGGACCATTGCCTGGTCAAAAACAGCAGCGCCAAGGCAGCGGTGGATATCGCGCTCTACGATCTTTACGGCCAGCTGTACCGGGCTCCGCTCTACCAGTTGCTCGGCGGCTACCGCCGGCAACTGAGCACCGATATCACCATCAGCGTCAACGATCCGGAACAGATGGCCCGGGACAGCGTCGCAGCGGTGCAGCTCGGCTACGACACCCTGAAGATCAAGGTCGGCAAAGACCCGGCCCTGGATATCGAACGGATGAGCCTCATCCGCCAGGCGGTCGGCAATGATATCAAGCTGCGGCTGGATGCCAATCAAGGCTGGCAGCCCAAGGAGGCCGTCCGCATCCTGCAGCGGCTGGAGGACCGGGGCCTCGAGATTGAGCTGGTGGAACAGCCGGTCCCAGCCCACGATCTGGAGGGCCTCAAGTTCGTCACCGACCATGTGACCATCCCGGTGCTGGCCGACGAAAGCGCCTATTCGCCGCTGGACGCGGTCAAAATCATGCAGTTGCGGGCGGCCGATCTGATCAATATCAAACTGATGAAGACCGGGGGCATTCGCCACGCGCTGCAGATCTGCGCCATGGCCGAGGTCTACGGGGTCGAATGCATGATGGGCTGCATGCTGGAGGCCAAGATCAGCGTCACCGCAGCCGCGCATCTGGCGGCCGCCAAGCCAGTCATCACCCGCCTCGATCTGGACGGACCCTCGCTCTGCGCCACCGATCCGCTGCCCGGCGGAGCGCGCTTCGACGAGCACCGGATCACCCTGACCGATGAGCCCGGACTGGGCTTTGACGCCGCCCTTTGCCCCGGTTTTACGGAACGGCCGGCGCCGGGGAAAATGTAA
- a CDS encoding serine hydrolase: MLTLTELILQAIDPTAMKCGFVIKNLRTDETALWNERQRVPSASLIKLPIMAEVLRQAQAGSYSLTRRIRVKQEDKVPFSILTLLETGNDYSLQDLITLMIVQSDNTAANLLIDLAGMEKVNRFLAGLGLSATLLQRKMMDGTARRAGRENFTCAADMARLLELLYREELVDAPSSARMLEIMKQQLDTSMMMLQLPDETVVAHKTGELEQIDHEAGIVYLEGRDYLFVMLVWDAPANRDARLAIGRASRAVYDYFAAQDICG, translated from the coding sequence ATGCTTACGCTTACCGAGCTTATTTTGCAAGCCATTGATCCAACCGCAATGAAATGCGGCTTCGTGATCAAAAATCTGCGGACCGACGAGACCGCCCTTTGGAACGAGCGGCAGCGGGTCCCTTCGGCCAGCCTGATCAAGCTGCCGATCATGGCCGAAGTGCTGCGCCAGGCCCAGGCCGGCTCCTATTCACTGACGCGGCGCATCAGGGTCAAACAAGAGGATAAGGTGCCTTTCAGCATCCTGACCCTGTTAGAGACCGGCAACGATTATTCGCTGCAAGACTTGATCACCCTGATGATCGTCCAAAGCGACAACACCGCCGCCAACCTCCTCATCGACCTGGCCGGCATGGAGAAGGTCAACCGTTTCCTGGCCGGCCTCGGGCTCTCCGCGACGCTGCTGCAGCGCAAGATGATGGACGGCACCGCCCGCCGGGCGGGCCGGGAGAATTTCACCTGCGCGGCGGATATGGCCCGGCTCCTCGAACTGCTCTACCGGGAAGAACTGGTCGATGCGCCGAGCAGCGCCCGGATGCTGGAGATCATGAAGCAGCAACTGGATACGAGCATGATGATGCTGCAGCTGCCGGACGAGACGGTGGTCGCCCACAAAACCGGCGAATTGGAGCAGATCGATCACGAGGCCGGCATCGTCTACCTGGAGGGCCGGGACTACCTCTTCGTGATGCTGGTCTGGGATGCTCCCGCCAATCGCGACGCCCGGCTGGCCATCGGCCGGGCTTCCAGGGCGGTCTATGACTATTTTGCGGCGCAGGACATTTGCGGATAA
- a CDS encoding ABC transporter substrate-binding protein, which produces MRKFLLLTLVLFLAFAAVGAAAAPKILVYAKTADPRGLDPAYNEELESAKIMVNIYENLVKYKPGSTEIQPCLATSWTQSSDGLVWTFNLRRGVTFHDGTPFNAEAVKFSVERQLPPNATSDMPYASFTFEPVKKVEVVGPYTVKFTLNKPYAPFLANLAMSFAAPIVSPAAVKKYGADSNQHPVGTGPFKFDKWDRDQQIVLVKNDKYWGKKALVDKVIYKTTKENSVRSSELLTGAVDIIDGVDPNDVKKLESSGLKVVKNPGMNINYMGFFCHKKPFNDPRIRRAVSMAINRDAIVKYLYQGYAQTANGPLPSFIPGYDPKLKPLSFNQEQAKKLLAEAGASNLSFTILTYSVARSYNPVNGQKLAEAVQAELLKIGVKTNIKVYPWSEYKSAVFNATEGDAYFYGWIGDNGDPDNFLSLFDSNQIESGLNHSKYSNPKVDEILKKGTATLDPKARVKIYQDLQKLLIEEAPWVFVSHSLDMAAYRPNVKGFRLHPVGVSWLDKVSK; this is translated from the coding sequence ATGCGGAAATTTCTATTGCTTACCCTGGTATTATTCCTAGCCTTCGCGGCTGTCGGCGCGGCCGCGGCCCCGAAAATCTTGGTGTACGCCAAAACGGCGGACCCGCGGGGCCTCGATCCGGCCTATAACGAGGAGCTGGAATCGGCCAAGATCATGGTCAATATCTATGAAAACCTGGTCAAATACAAGCCGGGCAGCACCGAGATCCAGCCCTGCCTGGCCACTTCCTGGACCCAAAGCTCCGACGGCCTGGTATGGACCTTCAACCTCCGCCGCGGCGTCACCTTCCACGACGGTACGCCCTTCAACGCGGAGGCGGTCAAATTCAGCGTGGAACGGCAACTGCCGCCGAACGCCACCAGCGACATGCCCTATGCTTCCTTTACGTTCGAGCCGGTCAAAAAGGTCGAAGTCGTCGGCCCGTATACCGTCAAATTCACCCTGAACAAACCCTACGCGCCATTCCTGGCCAATTTGGCGATGTCCTTCGCCGCGCCGATCGTCAGCCCGGCCGCGGTGAAGAAGTACGGCGCCGATTCCAACCAGCACCCGGTGGGAACTGGACCCTTCAAGTTTGACAAGTGGGACCGCGATCAACAGATCGTCCTGGTCAAGAACGATAAATACTGGGGCAAGAAAGCCCTGGTCGACAAGGTGATTTACAAAACCACCAAAGAAAACTCGGTGCGCTCCAGCGAGCTTTTGACCGGCGCGGTGGACATCATCGACGGGGTGGACCCCAATGACGTCAAGAAGCTGGAGTCCAGCGGCCTCAAGGTCGTCAAGAATCCGGGCATGAACATCAACTACATGGGTTTCTTCTGTCATAAAAAGCCTTTCAACGACCCCCGGATTCGCCGGGCGGTTTCGATGGCCATCAACCGCGACGCAATCGTGAAATATCTCTACCAGGGATACGCTCAGACCGCCAATGGGCCGTTGCCGAGCTTCATCCCGGGCTACGACCCGAAACTGAAGCCCCTCTCCTTCAACCAGGAGCAGGCCAAGAAGTTATTGGCCGAGGCCGGGGCATCGAACCTCAGTTTCACGATCCTCACCTACTCGGTGGCCCGTTCCTACAATCCGGTGAACGGCCAGAAGCTGGCCGAGGCCGTCCAGGCCGAGCTGCTGAAGATCGGCGTGAAGACCAACATCAAGGTTTATCCGTGGAGCGAATATAAAAGCGCGGTATTCAACGCCACCGAGGGCGACGCCTATTTCTACGGCTGGATCGGCGACAACGGCGACCCCGACAATTTCCTATCCCTGTTCGACAGCAATCAGATTGAATCCGGCTTGAATCATTCCAAGTATTCCAATCCCAAGGTGGATGAGATTTTGAAAAAGGGCACCGCGACGCTCGATCCGAAGGCCCGGGTCAAGATATACCAGGACCTGCAAAAGCTATTGATCGAAGAGGCCCCCTGGGTGTTCGTCAGCCATTCCCTGGATATGGCCGCTTACCGTCCGAATGTCAAAGGGTTCAGGCTTCATCCCGTGGGGGTATCCTGGTTGGATAAGGTCTCTAAGTAA
- a CDS encoding ABC transporter substrate-binding protein gives MRRVFLLALVLMVAFSAVATAAAPKILVYAKAADPRGLDPAYVEDAESGKIIVNVYENLVKYKPGSTDLQPCLATSWTQSPDGTVWTFKLRKGVTFHDGTPFNAEAVKFSVERQLPPNATDDMPYASFTFEPVKKVEAIDPYTVRFTLKKPYAPFLANLAMALAAPIVSPAAVKKYGADFNFHPVGTGPFKFERWDRDQQIVLVKNAKYWGKKALVDKVIYKTTKESSVRASELMTGAVDIIDGVDPNDVKKLESSGLKVIKNPGMNINYLSFFCHRKPFNDPRVRRAISMAIDRDKIVKYLYQGYSQTANGPLPSFIPGYDPSLKPLAYNPEQAKKMLAEAGVPNLSFTFLTYAVARSYNPVNGQKLAEAIQADLLKIGVRTNIKVYPWSEYKDAVFKAEEGDACFYGWIGDNGDADNFLSLFDSGQIDSSLNSSKYSNPKVDQLLKKGTLTLDPKARVKIYQDLQKILVQDAPWVFISHSLDMAAYRPNVKGFKLHPVGVSWLDQVSK, from the coding sequence TTGCGTAGAGTATTCTTACTTGCTCTGGTGCTGATGGTGGCCTTCTCGGCTGTCGCCACCGCGGCGGCGCCGAAGATTTTGGTGTATGCCAAAGCGGCCGATCCCCGGGGCCTGGACCCGGCTTATGTCGAGGATGCCGAGTCGGGGAAGATCATTGTCAATGTCTATGAAAACCTGGTGAAGTACAAGCCGGGCAGCACCGACCTCCAGCCCTGCCTCGCCACCTCCTGGACGCAGAGTCCCGACGGCACGGTCTGGACCTTTAAGCTCCGCAAAGGAGTCACCTTCCACGATGGGACCCCCTTCAACGCGGAGGCGGTTAAATTCAGCGTGGAACGGCAATTGCCGCCCAACGCCACCGACGATATGCCCTATGCCTCCTTCACCTTTGAACCGGTGAAAAAGGTCGAAGCCATCGACCCTTACACCGTCCGCTTCACTCTGAAAAAGCCGTATGCGCCGTTCCTGGCCAATCTGGCGATGGCCCTGGCGGCTCCGATCGTCAGCCCGGCGGCGGTAAAGAAATACGGCGCCGATTTCAACTTCCATCCGGTGGGAACCGGGCCTTTCAAGTTCGAGAGGTGGGACCGCGACCAGCAGATCGTACTGGTCAAGAACGCCAAATACTGGGGCAAGAAGGCGCTGGTCGACAAGGTGATCTACAAGACCACCAAGGAAAGTTCGGTCCGCGCCAGCGAGCTGATGACCGGCGCGGTGGACATCATCGACGGCGTCGATCCCAACGATGTGAAGAAACTGGAGTCCAGCGGCCTGAAGGTCATCAAGAATCCGGGCATGAACATCAACTACCTGAGCTTCTTCTGCCATCGCAAACCCTTCAATGATCCGCGGGTCCGCCGCGCCATCTCGATGGCGATCGACCGCGACAAGATCGTCAAATACCTGTATCAAGGCTACTCCCAGACTGCCAACGGCCCGCTGCCGAGCTTCATTCCGGGTTATGATCCCAGCCTGAAGCCGCTGGCCTACAACCCCGAGCAGGCCAAAAAAATGCTGGCCGAAGCCGGGGTCCCCAACCTCAGCTTCACGTTCCTCACCTACGCGGTGGCCCGTTCCTATAACCCGGTGAACGGCCAGAAACTGGCCGAGGCCATCCAGGCCGATCTGCTAAAGATCGGTGTAAGGACCAACATCAAGGTCTATCCGTGGAGCGAGTATAAAGACGCGGTATTCAAAGCCGAGGAGGGCGACGCCTGCTTCTACGGCTGGATCGGCGACAACGGCGACGCCGATAACTTCCTGTCGCTCTTCGACAGCGGCCAGATCGATTCCAGCCTGAACTCATCCAAGTATTCCAACCCCAAAGTGGACCAGTTATTAAAGAAAGGAACGCTGACGCTGGATCCCAAAGCCCGGGTCAAGATCTATCAAGACCTGCAAAAAATCCTGGTTCAAGACGCCCCCTGGGTGTTCATCAGCCATTCCCTGGACATGGCGGCCTACCGGCCGAACGTGAAAGGATTCAAGCTCCATCCGGTCGGAGTCTCCTGGCTGGATCAGGTCTCCAAATAA
- a CDS encoding glycosyltransferase family 4 protein, giving the protein MRILMLSWEFPPKVIGGIARHVDDLSRALARQGEDVHVITCGVQGAPYYELYHGVKVHRVGMHNPETPDFLTWVLQLNLNMVEEANRLIEDGWSFDVIHAHDWLAAYAGKNLKHSRQAPLVATIHATEYGRNNGLHNELQRYISNVEWWLGYEAWRVICCSQYMREELRRVFQLPDDKVRIIPNGVYLKDFVGTTMDPARIRDRYCASDEKMIFHIGRIVREKGLGVLLEALPRILETEPKTKLVIAGKGPYLDELKHRAYQLGVFNRVYFTGFIDDNTRNALFQCADVAVFPSLYEPFGIVALEGMAAGVPVVVSDTGGMQEIIHHGVNGLKAYTDNPVSLADNILWALSHPDHGQKMVKRAREDVRTIYSWEKIAMQTAAVYSQVLEEHSHSNWRGSYQDAPGRFEQRDVRSFGRYQNVQ; this is encoded by the coding sequence ATGCGGATATTGATGTTGAGTTGGGAGTTTCCGCCCAAAGTAATCGGGGGCATCGCCCGTCACGTGGACGACCTCTCCCGGGCGCTGGCCCGGCAGGGAGAGGATGTTCATGTGATCACCTGCGGGGTGCAGGGAGCGCCGTATTACGAACTGTACCATGGCGTCAAGGTACATCGCGTCGGAATGCATAATCCGGAGACGCCCGACTTTTTGACCTGGGTTTTGCAGCTCAATTTGAACATGGTGGAGGAGGCCAACCGCTTAATCGAGGACGGTTGGAGTTTCGACGTGATCCATGCCCACGATTGGCTGGCGGCCTATGCCGGCAAGAATCTGAAGCATTCCCGCCAGGCGCCGCTGGTCGCGACGATTCACGCCACGGAGTACGGCCGGAACAACGGGCTCCATAATGAGCTGCAACGGTATATCAGCAATGTGGAATGGTGGCTGGGGTATGAGGCCTGGCGGGTGATCTGCTGCAGCCAGTACATGCGCGAGGAATTGCGCCGGGTCTTTCAGTTGCCCGACGACAAGGTGCGGATCATTCCTAACGGAGTCTATCTCAAGGATTTTGTGGGTACCACCATGGACCCGGCCAGGATTCGCGACCGCTATTGCGCCTCGGATGAGAAAATGATCTTCCATATCGGCCGGATCGTCCGGGAAAAAGGCCTGGGCGTCCTGCTGGAAGCGCTGCCGCGGATCCTGGAGACCGAGCCCAAGACGAAACTGGTGATCGCCGGAAAAGGGCCTTATCTGGATGAATTGAAGCACCGCGCCTATCAGCTCGGCGTCTTCAACCGGGTTTATTTCACCGGATTCATCGATGACAACACCCGCAACGCCCTCTTTCAATGCGCCGATGTGGCGGTCTTCCCCAGCCTTTATGAGCCTTTCGGCATCGTGGCGCTGGAAGGAATGGCCGCCGGAGTCCCGGTGGTGGTCTCCGATACCGGAGGAATGCAGGAGATTATCCATCACGGTGTGAACGGCCTGAAAGCCTACACCGACAACCCGGTCTCCCTGGCGGATAACATCCTCTGGGCGCTGAGTCATCCCGATCACGGCCAAAAGATGGTGAAACGGGCCCGGGAGGATGTCCGCACCATCTACAGCTGGGAGAAGATCGCCATGCAGACCGCGGCCGTCTACAGCCAAGTGCTGGAGGAGCACAGCCATTCCAACTGGCGCGGTTCCTATCAGGATGCCCCGGGCCGCTTTGAACAGCGGGATGTCCGGAGCTTCGGCCGTTACCAGAATGTGCAATGA